The following coding sequences lie in one Jonesia denitrificans DSM 20603 genomic window:
- a CDS encoding HAD family hydrolase: protein MRTPQAILWDMDGTLIDSEPYWQQAEFDLVAQHGGVWTMDDALNLVGYDLHDAAKVLQHHGVDLEVDKIVNFLITTVSTRISRHVPWRDHAAETLAWVRHQRIPCALVTMSHTPIAQTFVDSAPHGTFDAVITGDMVPQGKPHPDPYVMAARTLGVDVTECIAIEDSPTGITSAMAAGARTIAIQAIIPVQPRPHLSRIQELDQLTPSVLDVVMHGATIDFFTPG, encoded by the coding sequence ACACCTCAAGCTATTTTGTGGGACATGGACGGTACCCTCATCGACTCTGAACCCTACTGGCAACAAGCAGAGTTCGACCTCGTTGCACAACACGGGGGAGTGTGGACGATGGATGACGCCCTCAACCTCGTGGGCTACGACCTCCACGACGCGGCGAAAGTCCTTCAGCATCATGGGGTGGACCTTGAGGTCGACAAGATCGTCAACTTCCTCATCACCACCGTGTCCACTCGCATCTCCCGGCATGTCCCCTGGCGCGACCACGCGGCCGAGACTCTCGCCTGGGTTCGTCACCAGCGCATCCCGTGCGCACTGGTCACCATGTCCCACACACCAATTGCCCAAACCTTTGTTGACTCCGCGCCACACGGAACATTTGACGCCGTGATCACGGGGGACATGGTTCCTCAAGGCAAACCGCACCCAGACCCCTACGTCATGGCAGCTCGCACCCTGGGAGTCGACGTCACTGAGTGCATCGCGATTGAAGATTCCCCGACGGGAATCACCTCAGCAATGGCCGCTGGAGCACGCACCATCGCCATTCAAGCGATCATCCCCGTCCAACCGCGCCCCCACCTGTCGCGCATCCAAGAACTTGACCAACTCACACCATCAGTTCTCGACGTTGTCATGCACGGCGCAACCATCGACTTCTTCACTCCTGGATAA
- a CDS encoding RecB family exonuclease, giving the protein MLDVSGVLSGGRALSPSRALDFRQCPLLFRLRTIDRLPERESVAAVRGTVVHSVLERLFDVAPDERDVGFATSLVDGVVQELVESRPAVKAEFDVATIEGVVTDARALVARYFELENPQMLHPAAREVTLSSYVGRRSVTGVVDRVDVAPDGAIRLVDYKSGRAPAPQYSGNAAFQMRFYALLVARVKGRLPAMLRLVYLGDGKIMESAPTNGDVSWVEASIARVWDGIERAIDTDGFVPRRSKLCGWCSFQQVCPAFGGSVGPVDRERASQVWLGVPGELSRSEEVDGCAVHDNVEN; this is encoded by the coding sequence ATGTTAGATGTCAGTGGCGTGTTGAGTGGTGGGCGGGCGTTGTCACCGTCCCGTGCGTTGGATTTTCGGCAGTGTCCATTGTTGTTTCGGTTGCGCACAATTGATCGGTTGCCGGAACGCGAGAGTGTTGCTGCGGTGCGGGGCACGGTGGTGCACTCGGTGTTGGAACGGTTGTTTGATGTGGCCCCGGACGAACGGGACGTGGGGTTTGCCACGTCACTTGTTGATGGGGTTGTCCAGGAGTTAGTGGAGTCACGTCCAGCGGTGAAAGCAGAGTTCGATGTAGCCACCATAGAAGGGGTTGTGACAGATGCGCGAGCATTGGTCGCCCGGTATTTCGAGTTAGAAAACCCTCAAATGCTCCATCCTGCTGCCCGAGAGGTGACGTTGTCATCGTACGTGGGTAGGCGTTCAGTCACTGGCGTCGTGGACCGTGTCGATGTGGCCCCTGATGGGGCGATCCGGTTGGTTGACTATAAATCTGGTCGAGCCCCAGCACCGCAGTACAGTGGAAACGCCGCATTTCAGATGCGGTTTTATGCGTTGTTGGTGGCGCGCGTGAAAGGGCGCCTACCGGCGATGTTGCGGTTGGTGTATCTCGGGGACGGCAAAATCATGGAGTCGGCGCCAACCAATGGTGATGTGTCATGGGTCGAGGCCTCCATCGCGCGGGTATGGGATGGTATTGAACGCGCAATTGACACAGATGGGTTTGTCCCCCGCCGCTCAAAATTGTGCGGGTGGTGTTCATTTCAGCAGGTGTGTCCAGCATTTGGCGGCTCGGTCGGCCCCGTGGATCGCGAGCGCGCCAGCCAGGTGTGGTTGGGGGTGCCTGGTGAATTATCCAGGAGTGAAGAAGTCGATGGTTGCGCCGTGCATGACAACGTCGAGAACTGA
- a CDS encoding site-2 protease family protein — MSTPRTYRMATFGHTDLIIHPNAAITITIIAAMYYPFFATRTPTAAALVLSAALALALAGSVLAHEVAHVVTARLFGITTSRIELTILGGHAHFTTPFVRPGPHILTSLAGPAMNLLLAALVTALTWSTNPATPLYALGDTVAYLNVLLGLFNMLPAYPLDGGHTLTGLVWAVTKTRSTATRLTAYTTTVLAVIVFLIMVGMVVIFPSAGTVILVVWAAVVAPLLLVGARNGMRNARRLEALERLSLQQVARPVVVLPRQATTSDAVAASHQHPTAILVHDGEPVTWTDRATLLRVPGEVVSSTPLSMVMVPLTPGSVIAGTADMVVVASLLWGGDQQRPVLMMRTDGVLVSAVLGADLLAAVSTGPRRLSTDIDEG, encoded by the coding sequence GTGAGCACACCCCGCACCTACCGTATGGCTACTTTTGGTCACACTGACCTCATCATCCACCCCAATGCGGCGATCACCATCACAATCATCGCCGCCATGTACTACCCCTTCTTCGCCACCAGAACCCCCACTGCTGCAGCGCTTGTGCTCAGCGCTGCCCTCGCTCTCGCGCTGGCTGGGTCCGTTCTTGCGCACGAAGTCGCCCATGTCGTGACCGCGCGTCTTTTCGGGATCACCACTTCCCGCATCGAACTGACTATTCTTGGCGGGCACGCCCACTTCACCACCCCATTTGTGCGCCCTGGACCACATATCCTCACCTCACTTGCTGGCCCTGCCATGAATCTTTTGCTTGCTGCGCTAGTGACTGCTTTGACCTGGAGTACCAACCCTGCAACACCTCTGTATGCGCTTGGTGACACGGTGGCTTACCTCAACGTGCTTCTCGGGTTGTTCAACATGCTTCCCGCCTATCCACTTGATGGCGGTCATACACTGACTGGTCTGGTGTGGGCGGTGACGAAGACTCGTTCTACTGCTACCCGCTTGACGGCCTACACGACAACTGTGCTTGCTGTGATTGTGTTCCTCATCATGGTGGGGATGGTTGTTATTTTCCCGTCAGCTGGAACAGTCATCCTTGTTGTGTGGGCCGCAGTTGTCGCACCGTTGTTGCTGGTTGGTGCCCGTAATGGGATGCGTAATGCGCGTCGTCTTGAGGCTTTGGAGCGTCTCTCACTTCAGCAGGTCGCCCGCCCCGTGGTTGTGTTACCCAGGCAAGCGACGACTAGCGATGCGGTGGCTGCGTCCCACCAACACCCCACCGCCATACTTGTTCACGACGGTGAGCCGGTGACGTGGACAGATCGGGCCACGCTTCTGCGTGTCCCTGGTGAGGTAGTGTCCTCAACACCACTGTCCATGGTGATGGTTCCGCTGACGCCAGGTTCGGTGATCGCTGGTACCGCTGACATGGTGGTGGTCGCGTCGTTGTTGTGGGGCGGTGATCAGCAGCGGCCTGTTCTTATGATGCGCACTGATGGTGTGTTGGTGTCCGCGGTCTTGGGAGCCGACCTCCTCGCCGCTGTGAGCACCGGACCACGTAGACTGTCCACTGACATTGATGAGGGCTAA
- a CDS encoding tRNA (adenine-N1)-methyltransferase, with protein sequence MTHPTGADRRRGPFRPGDRVQLTDYKGRLHTITLTPGSQFHTHRGYFNHNDIIGLPDGSVFETTSGVQYQLMRPLLSDHVLSMPRGAAVVYPKDAAQIVGMADIFPGARVVEAGVGSGALTMSLLRAVGDGGQVHSIERRDDFAAIARDNVEVFFGGPHPAWTLSVGDLADVLPQYWEPGSVDRVVLDMLAPWENIDAVATALVPGGVLICYVATVTQLSRVAEDLRDDGRFTEPEAWESMVRQWHLEGLAVRPQHRMVGHTGFLITARRLAQGTTPLLRKRRPAKGAYDGTENWDAAELDEREPSAKKLRRVQRDLHENKNLLASSKESQTPPAPPAQNS encoded by the coding sequence ATGACTCACCCTACGGGCGCTGACCGGCGCAGAGGACCATTTCGCCCCGGAGATCGTGTGCAACTCACCGACTATAAAGGGCGGCTTCACACCATCACGTTGACTCCTGGCTCCCAGTTTCACACGCATCGGGGATACTTCAACCACAATGACATTATTGGTTTGCCTGACGGTAGTGTCTTTGAAACGACCTCTGGGGTTCAATACCAACTGATGCGGCCGTTGTTGTCTGACCATGTGTTGTCGATGCCTCGCGGTGCCGCAGTGGTTTACCCGAAAGACGCTGCCCAGATCGTTGGTATGGCCGATATTTTCCCCGGAGCCCGCGTTGTTGAGGCCGGTGTGGGTTCTGGTGCGTTGACAATGTCGCTCCTGCGCGCGGTCGGTGATGGTGGACAGGTGCATTCGATTGAGCGCCGTGACGATTTCGCAGCGATCGCCCGCGACAATGTGGAGGTTTTTTTCGGAGGACCACACCCTGCGTGGACGCTGTCCGTTGGGGATCTTGCCGATGTGCTTCCTCAGTACTGGGAGCCAGGTTCTGTTGACCGGGTAGTCCTTGACATGTTGGCACCGTGGGAAAACATTGACGCTGTGGCTACCGCACTGGTGCCAGGTGGTGTACTGATTTGCTATGTGGCGACGGTGACTCAGCTGTCGCGTGTCGCTGAGGACTTGCGCGATGATGGCCGCTTTACTGAACCCGAGGCGTGGGAGTCGATGGTGCGCCAGTGGCATCTTGAAGGCTTAGCCGTACGCCCGCAACACCGCATGGTGGGACACACCGGTTTCCTCATCACCGCCCGGCGGTTGGCGCAGGGAACTACGCCACTACTGCGTAAGCGTCGGCCGGCGAAAGGTGCCTACGACGGCACTGAGAACTGGGACGCTGCCGAACTCGACGAGCGTGAACCGTCTGCCAAGAAACTCCGACGAGTGCAACGCGACCTGCACGAGAACAAAAACCTCCTTGCGTCATCGAAGGAATCGCAGACACCTCCAGCACCACCGGCCCAGAACAGCTAG
- the arc gene encoding proteasome ATPase, giving the protein MTETHNDPEELARRVASLSAQNERLAQILVEARSKIVGLQQQIDDLAQPPSTYATFIRSYSDGTADVMVQGRKMRLTSLPAAMVSTARPGQQVRLNEAMAIVETMTYDHTGELVTVKELIGTHRAMVVGRGDDERVVNLAGSLIGRDGPTIRTGDSVLVDLKAGYALEKIDKSEVEELVLEEVPRVAYEDIGGLSRQIDTIKDAVELPFLHPDLYREHGLKAPKGILLYGPPGCGKTLIAKAVAHSLAQTVGQGNNTPTDDTRGYFLNIKGPELLNKYVGETERQIRLIFTRARDKAAQGHPVVVFFDEMESLFRTRGTGLSSDVETTIVPQLLAEIDGVERLDNVIVIGASNREDMIDPAILRPGRLDVKIKIERPDAEAALDIFSKYLTPDLPIHPVDLAEHGGNAQDAVTAMGQRVVEHMYATTPDNQFLEVTYASGDKETLYFKDFSSGAMIQNIVDRAKKAAIKGYLSHGTRGLQVEHLLAACDDEFQENEDLPNTTNPDDWARISGKKGERIVFIRTIVQRKGEGKNPTPAKAIETPHNTGPYL; this is encoded by the coding sequence ATGACCGAAACCCACAATGACCCTGAAGAACTCGCGCGGCGAGTCGCCTCGTTGTCAGCGCAAAATGAGCGACTCGCGCAAATCCTTGTCGAAGCGCGCAGTAAAATCGTGGGGCTCCAGCAACAAATCGATGATCTCGCTCAACCCCCCAGCACCTACGCCACGTTTATTCGCTCATACTCCGACGGCACCGCTGACGTGATGGTGCAAGGACGGAAAATGCGGCTCACCTCACTGCCCGCCGCCATGGTGTCCACAGCCCGCCCAGGGCAACAAGTACGCCTCAACGAAGCAATGGCAATCGTTGAAACAATGACCTATGACCACACAGGGGAGTTAGTCACCGTCAAAGAACTGATCGGAACACACCGCGCCATGGTTGTCGGACGCGGTGACGATGAACGTGTCGTCAACTTGGCGGGGTCTCTGATCGGACGTGACGGTCCCACGATCCGAACCGGAGATAGCGTCCTGGTCGACCTGAAGGCCGGTTACGCTCTCGAAAAGATCGACAAGTCCGAAGTGGAAGAACTCGTCCTTGAAGAAGTCCCACGTGTGGCCTACGAAGATATCGGAGGTCTTTCCCGGCAAATCGACACGATTAAAGACGCCGTTGAACTTCCCTTCCTCCACCCAGACCTTTACCGTGAACACGGCCTGAAAGCCCCCAAAGGAATCCTCCTCTACGGGCCACCAGGATGCGGAAAAACACTCATCGCCAAAGCCGTCGCCCACTCACTAGCCCAAACAGTTGGACAAGGAAACAACACCCCTACTGACGACACACGCGGCTACTTCCTCAACATCAAAGGTCCAGAACTCCTCAACAAATACGTCGGAGAAACCGAACGCCAAATCCGGCTGATCTTCACCCGCGCCCGCGACAAAGCAGCCCAAGGACACCCCGTTGTTGTGTTCTTCGACGAAATGGAATCACTGTTCCGCACGCGCGGAACCGGCCTATCCTCTGACGTAGAAACAACGATCGTCCCTCAACTCTTGGCAGAAATCGATGGTGTCGAACGACTCGACAACGTCATCGTCATCGGTGCATCAAACCGTGAAGACATGATTGACCCCGCGATCCTGCGCCCTGGCCGACTCGACGTAAAAATAAAAATTGAAAGACCAGACGCGGAAGCTGCTCTCGACATCTTCTCCAAATACCTCACCCCCGACCTCCCCATCCACCCCGTGGATCTGGCAGAACACGGTGGGAACGCACAAGACGCTGTCACCGCCATGGGGCAACGCGTCGTCGAACACATGTACGCGACCACACCGGACAACCAATTTCTCGAAGTCACCTACGCATCAGGCGACAAAGAAACCCTGTACTTCAAAGACTTCAGCTCCGGTGCAATGATCCAAAACATCGTTGACCGCGCCAAAAAAGCCGCAATCAAAGGGTACCTGTCACACGGAACACGAGGACTACAGGTCGAACACCTCCTCGCCGCCTGCGACGACGAATTCCAAGAAAACGAAGACCTCCCCAACACCACCAACCCAGACGACTGGGCGCGGATCTCCGGGAAAAAAGGAGAACGCATCGTCTTTATCCGCACCATTGTGCAACGCAAAGGCGAAGGGAAAAACCCCACCCCAGCAAAAGCAATCGAGACCCCACACAACACAGGCCCCTACTTGTAA
- the dop gene encoding depupylase/deamidase Dop, producing the protein MTVRRIMGIETEYGITQQGNPRANPMLMSSQIVTAYRAVSTQARQHARWDYIDEDPLADARGFRLQRASAHPSLLTDDPTTPAPSGDDHGVHAQPLARPTTETYDDPSAANAILTNGARLYVDHAHPEYSSPEVSNPRDAVIWDAAGEHIMRSAAHHLHQSMGIDLQLYKNNTDGKGASYGTHENYLVKREVPFTDLATFLTSHFVTRQIYTGQGRVGLGTTGQQPGFQISQRADFIEAEIGLETTLRRPIINTRDEPHADRSRWRRLHVIIGDANVMHHPTWLKLGTTSLILWVLEHLDNHQDLHNELAALTLANPVDTVHQVSRDLTCTTPLTLTNGNQLTAIEIQRRYLNIVTTALTRHTNDIDTDTAEILTAWDHTLTQLTHDPLTCQRTIEWVAKYRLLNAMRERHNLTWDHPKLAMMDIQWSDVRPERGLCRTLQRKGHIDTLVTDDDITHAIGHPPTDTRAYFRGEVMDRYPHVVTGASWDSVIFDLPSSPTLHRIPMTDPWRGTQTHVGTLFTQHPDPTEFVHALMGTPPPNTTG; encoded by the coding sequence GTGACAGTACGCAGAATCATGGGCATCGAAACCGAATACGGAATCACCCAACAAGGCAACCCGCGAGCCAACCCCATGCTCATGTCCTCACAAATCGTCACAGCCTACCGCGCCGTATCAACCCAAGCACGCCAGCACGCCCGCTGGGACTACATCGATGAAGACCCCCTCGCCGACGCACGCGGATTCCGCCTCCAACGCGCCTCAGCACACCCCTCACTCCTCACCGACGACCCCACAACCCCCGCCCCCTCCGGCGACGACCACGGGGTCCACGCCCAACCCTTAGCCCGCCCCACCACCGAAACCTACGACGACCCCTCCGCCGCAAACGCCATCCTCACCAACGGGGCACGACTCTACGTCGACCACGCACACCCCGAATACTCCTCACCAGAAGTCAGCAACCCACGCGACGCTGTTATCTGGGACGCCGCCGGAGAACACATCATGAGGTCCGCCGCACACCACCTCCACCAATCCATGGGAATCGACCTCCAACTGTACAAAAACAACACAGACGGCAAAGGCGCAAGCTACGGCACCCACGAAAACTACCTCGTCAAACGAGAAGTACCATTTACCGACCTCGCAACCTTCCTCACCTCACACTTCGTCACCCGACAGATCTACACCGGCCAAGGACGAGTCGGACTGGGAACCACAGGACAACAACCAGGATTCCAAATCTCCCAACGAGCCGACTTCATAGAAGCAGAAATCGGCCTGGAAACAACACTGCGCCGCCCCATCATCAACACCCGAGACGAACCACACGCAGACCGCTCACGGTGGCGCCGCCTCCACGTCATCATCGGAGACGCCAACGTCATGCACCACCCCACCTGGCTCAAACTCGGAACAACATCACTCATCCTGTGGGTCCTCGAACACCTCGACAACCACCAAGACCTCCACAACGAACTCGCAGCCCTCACCCTGGCCAACCCCGTCGACACCGTCCACCAAGTATCACGAGACCTCACCTGCACAACCCCACTCACCCTCACCAACGGCAACCAACTCACCGCAATCGAGATACAACGCCGCTACCTCAACATCGTCACCACTGCCCTCACCCGCCACACCAATGACATCGACACCGACACAGCAGAAATCCTCACCGCCTGGGACCACACACTCACCCAACTAACACACGACCCACTCACCTGCCAACGAACCATCGAATGGGTCGCCAAATACCGCCTCCTCAACGCCATGCGCGAACGACACAACCTCACCTGGGACCACCCCAAACTCGCCATGATGGACATCCAATGGTCAGACGTCCGACCCGAACGCGGACTGTGCCGAACCCTCCAACGCAAAGGACACATCGACACACTCGTCACCGACGACGACATCACCCACGCAATCGGACACCCACCCACCGACACCAGAGCCTACTTCCGCGGCGAAGTCATGGACCGCTACCCCCACGTCGTTACCGGAGCAAGCTGGGACTCAGTCATCTTCGACCTCCCCTCCTCACCCACCCTGCACCGCATCCCCATGACCGACCCATGGCGCGGAACACAAACACACGTCGGAACACTATTCACCCAACACCCCGACCCCACAGAATTCGTCCACGCACTCATGGGAACACCACCCCCCAACACAACCGGGTGA
- a CDS encoding ubiquitin-like protein Pup, producing MAAREYHHSHHNTPDDDASDTPTPPTTNTTAPSTQDVDDLLDDIDDVLEINAESFVRGFVQKGGQ from the coding sequence ATGGCCGCTCGTGAATACCACCACTCCCACCACAACACCCCCGACGACGACGCGTCCGACACCCCCACACCCCCAACAACCAACACCACAGCACCATCCACCCAAGACGTCGACGACCTCCTCGACGACATCGACGACGTCCTCGAAATCAACGCAGAATCCTTCGTCCGCGGATTCGTGCAAAAGGGCGGACAATGA
- the prcB gene encoding proteasome subunit beta, producing MTITGSRGFPDGYLAPGSSFLDFAAQHAPTIMPGTQPTFDTIPQDIAPHGTTIVALEYHNGIIIAGDRRATMGTTIAHREIEKVFAADEHSAIAIAGTAGLAIELVRLFQLELEHYEKIEGTPLSLDGKANRLSTMLRSHLHLALQGLPIVPIFAGWDSTRHQGRLFAYDVTGGRYEEPNFTCAGSGSVFARSALKKLWKPQLDATRAITIALEALWDAADDDTATAGPDIIRRIWPIIAVIDHKGFRYVSEADLAHANDTIAHQRSQDHQHVRVLEPGRDGPGNRLPSQGSATIIPESDQS from the coding sequence ATGACGATCACAGGAAGCCGAGGATTCCCCGACGGATACCTCGCACCAGGATCATCCTTCCTCGACTTCGCCGCACAACACGCACCAACAATCATGCCCGGCACACAACCGACCTTCGACACCATCCCACAAGACATCGCACCCCACGGAACAACAATCGTCGCCCTCGAATACCACAACGGAATCATCATCGCCGGCGACCGACGCGCCACCATGGGAACAACAATCGCCCACCGCGAAATCGAAAAAGTCTTCGCCGCCGACGAACACTCCGCAATCGCCATAGCAGGAACAGCCGGACTCGCCATCGAACTCGTCCGCCTCTTCCAACTAGAACTCGAACACTACGAAAAAATCGAAGGCACCCCACTCTCACTCGACGGCAAAGCCAACCGCCTCTCCACCATGCTCAGATCCCACCTCCACCTCGCCCTACAAGGGCTACCCATCGTCCCCATCTTCGCCGGATGGGACAGCACACGCCACCAAGGCAGACTCTTCGCCTACGACGTCACCGGCGGACGCTACGAAGAACCAAACTTCACCTGCGCAGGATCAGGCTCCGTCTTCGCACGCAGCGCACTGAAAAAACTCTGGAAACCACAACTCGACGCAACACGCGCCATCACCATCGCACTCGAAGCGCTCTGGGACGCAGCCGACGACGACACCGCCACCGCAGGCCCCGACATCATCAGACGCATCTGGCCAATCATCGCAGTCATCGACCACAAAGGATTCCGATACGTCTCCGAAGCAGACCTCGCCCACGCAAACGACACCATCGCACACCAGCGCTCGCAGGATCACCAACATGTGCGGGTCCTTGAACCTGGTCGTGATGGGCCAGGAAACCGCCTTCCTTCGCAAGGTTCCGCGACTATCATCCCTGAGAGTGACCAGTCATGA
- the prcA gene encoding proteasome subunit alpha: MSMPFYISPEQLMADRADYARKGIARGRAVIVATCTEGIVFATENHSQALHKISEIYDRIGFAAVGKYNEFEALRVAGIRYADLRGYSYDRSDVTARALAHAYAQTLGTAFTTESKPMEVEVVVAELGHDASRDEIYHLSYDGSVAQEHGCVVIGGDQDTIDAVFRSSWEPTMSLADTLTAITQALSQPPQKDAEHTMVTPAPTYEAALLDRSRPRRTFRRLTVTDFVPSTQGTRS; encoded by the coding sequence ATGAGCATGCCGTTTTATATTTCGCCTGAACAATTGATGGCTGATCGTGCCGACTATGCACGTAAAGGTATTGCCCGGGGTCGTGCTGTTATCGTGGCTACGTGCACTGAGGGAATCGTTTTTGCCACCGAAAATCACTCGCAGGCGTTGCACAAGATCTCAGAGATCTATGACCGCATCGGTTTTGCAGCGGTGGGGAAATACAACGAGTTCGAGGCGTTGCGTGTCGCGGGGATCAGGTACGCCGACTTGCGTGGTTATTCTTATGACCGCAGTGATGTCACAGCGCGTGCACTCGCCCACGCTTACGCGCAAACGTTAGGGACCGCGTTTACGACCGAATCAAAACCTATGGAGGTTGAGGTTGTGGTTGCTGAACTGGGGCATGACGCTTCGAGGGACGAGATTTACCATCTCAGCTATGACGGGTCGGTGGCGCAAGAGCATGGTTGCGTGGTCATTGGTGGAGATCAAGACACCATTGATGCTGTTTTTCGCTCCTCTTGGGAACCGACGATGTCGCTTGCTGACACACTGACAGCGATCACTCAAGCGCTGAGTCAGCCGCCCCAAAAAGACGCAGAACACACAATGGTGACACCGGCCCCCACGTATGAGGCTGCTCTGCTGGACCGTTCCCGCCCCCGGCGAACGTTTCGCCGGTTGACTGTCACCGATTTCGTCCCATCAACTCAAGGAACGCGCTCGTGA